Genomic window (Rhododendron vialii isolate Sample 1 chromosome 4a, ASM3025357v1):
CAACCTAAcaacaaaacaatgaaaaacaaaacaaaaccatcaACAACATTGCGATAGTTAAATTGCAAGTTTCAAGCTACATAAGCAAATACAAAGAATGAGCAAAGTAGCGGATTGATCTTTTGAACTATCACTTCCTCTTCCATTTCCATCGGATTAGCGGTCCCATTTAATGCCATTGCAACCACAAGGTGAGAAAAGAGACGGTATAAAATGCCACATCAATCCATTTGCAAGTCTTTGGGATCCCAATCCTCTTATATCTATTTTGCTTCGGGTTATAGACTACTATCCTATCCGAATCCAATACCATTAAAACCTCTCCATCCTTTGTGTCACACAATGGCTTTAAGCGGAAAAAGAACTCTCCTGCCACATTTGGGACAACAAACAGCTTGGTCCAAAactcttcctctttttttttaattggaagATTTACTCTCTAGTCCATTATTCTCGAACACTCTTTCTTCTCGAACTACAAGCATTTCATGTGCGAGCGTGTGTATACGTGGGAGGTGGAAGTAGATAGTTGAGCTCGAGGGATTTTACTATTACACTATTCTGCACGACCATTAGACAAGACTTTGTTAATATTGCGGAATAAAAAAACCATTAAATAATTACCAAGTATATGGATTTTGTCCTCTATTTCCATAACTCATCTAGTAGAACAAACGCAGGCAGTAACTTCCTCTCTCTGCATACAACATCAACTAAAACACTCCATGAATCAGGCTCCGGTTTGAACCCCATCTCCATCAATCCAAACAACACTGTCGTAGCATCCACCACCTTCCCGTCCTCGCAAAGACGAACCAGTAATTCATTTGAAGTTGCGAAATGCGGCACAAACCCCCTATCCAACATCAAACACAACAACTCAAGAGCTTTGCCTAAATCCCCTTCTCTGCACAAACAATTCAACACAACTCGGTAACTTGCTTTGTTCAAAGAAAAACCCTCATAAGGTAGCGTACAAAGCATCCCTAGAGCCTCCTCAACCCTACCTTCTCTGCACAATCCTCCTAATATCACATTAAAGGTGACAACATCAGCTCTGCAGCCTTTTTCTTTCATCTCTTGAAGCAAATCCATGGCTTCATCAGTCCTCTCATTTTTACAAAAGCTATCAATCAAAGTGGTATAACCAACTGTATCGGGTTTCAGACCAATGTTCTTCATCTCAGTAAAAGCATCAATGGCCTCTTCCAATCTTTCCTCCTTACAAAACCCTTTCATTAAGGCTGAGTAATTGAAAACATTTGGTTTGCAACCGTTCTTCTTCATGAATTCGATTATTTTATTTGCCCGGTCAACTTTTCCCCAACGGGCAAATCCATTAATCAAAATATTGTAAGTTAAAGCATCGGGCATGATTTGATCTTTCGAGACCATTTCCTCGAACACATCAACTGCTTCTTTGAGCTTTCCACATTCACAAAGACCATCCATCAAAGTCGAATAGGTAATCAAATTAGGGTAATAAGTTTCGGACTTTTTCATCTCTTCCACCACTTGAAAAGCACATTCGATATCCCCTTTCTTGCAATGGTATTTAACCAAGATGTTGAAAATACAAGTGTTAGGCTCCAAGTTGAGATTCGTCTTTGCATTCACAAGGAATGTTCGTGCCAAATCAACCTGATTTGACTCAACCAGAAGATTAAGACAGGTGCTGATGGCTTTAAGGGAGGGCTTCTCGCGAACAATTGTTTGAATGGCATAAAACATCTCAAGCACTCTTTCATGTAGAGAGGATTTTGAGAAATGTTTCATGAGATTGAGGAATATGCCCTCGTGAAACCTGCATGTTTCATATGTTATCTGATGAAGAACTGCATCAATTGCCTGAAATTTCTTGAACTGAGCAAGCTTATCGAGAATAGTCGCATAGGTGGCGTTATTGTGATTAAATCCCCTTTGATCGGATGCCTTGTTAAAAATCTCTAGGGCACGTTGTGGATCCCTCTCACGTTTTATCAAGTTGATGGCAGAATT
Coding sequences:
- the LOC131323188 gene encoding pentatricopeptide repeat-containing protein At5g18475-like — protein: MKVAFHKHRWFSTSTSTLSSSLPWISPLQLLKNPSQKPDLPTETTFTTVEARRKSKYISHNSAINLIKRERDPQRALEIFNKASDQRGFNHNNATYATILDKLAQFKKFQAIDAVLHQITYETCRFHEGIFLNLMKHFSKSSLHERVLEMFYAIQTIVREKPSLKAISTCLNLLVESNQVDLARTFLVNAKTNLNLEPNTCIFNILVKYHCKKGDIECAFQVVEEMKKSETYYPNLITYSTLMDGLCECGKLKEAVDVFEEMVSKDQIMPDALTYNILINGFARWGKVDRANKIIEFMKKNGCKPNVFNYSALMKGFCKEERLEEAIDAFTEMKNIGLKPDTVGYTTLIDSFCKNERTDEAMDLLQEMKEKGCRADVVTFNVILGGLCREGRVEEALGMLCTLPYEGFSLNKASYRVVLNCLCREGDLGKALELLCLMLDRGFVPHFATSNELLVRLCEDGKVVDATTVLFGLMEMGFKPEPDSWSVLVDVVCRERKLLPAFVLLDELWK